A single region of the Gracilibacillus caseinilyticus genome encodes:
- the comGD gene encoding competence type IV pilus minor pilin ComGD yields the protein MMKKNDLAFTLPELLIALTITSLLLLISGSAWLRLHDTVQYKQFIKQFNRDLLYLQQLALSREETYYLQIDTSLHRYTIRKRGLGTKVLERVYSKDWEIDTNTLIQPIEFSHNGNLKRPGTMKIRTQYRLYLFKCPFGKGRCYVQKE from the coding sequence ATGATGAAGAAGAATGATCTGGCATTTACATTACCTGAACTTCTCATTGCATTAACGATCACCTCACTACTGCTCCTTATAAGTGGCAGTGCATGGTTAAGATTACATGATACAGTTCAATACAAACAATTTATAAAACAATTTAATCGTGACCTACTTTATTTGCAACAATTAGCATTATCTCGAGAAGAAACTTATTATTTACAAATCGATACATCCCTGCATCGATATACGATTCGAAAAAGGGGATTGGGCACGAAAGTCCTGGAGCGTGTATATAGTAAGGATTGGGAAATTGACACAAACACCCTTATACAACCAATCGAATTCTCCCATAACGGCAATTTAAAAAGACCTGGAACCATGAAAATAAGAACACAGTATCGTTTATATTTGTTTAAATGTCCGTTCGGAAAGGGGCGTTGTTATGTACAAAAAGAATAA
- a CDS encoding DUF2626 domain-containing protein: MDRVFRMLAFWTAIFTVMFYVGDMMTMAYLFLAQTIFFLGVGYLKLSERMYMYLFGAYCTIFFIGFTFYTNFILVPGFGH; encoded by the coding sequence ATGGATCGAGTATTCCGCATGCTAGCCTTCTGGACAGCTATATTTACCGTCATGTTTTATGTTGGAGACATGATGACGATGGCATACTTATTTTTAGCACAAACAATATTCTTTCTAGGTGTTGGATATTTAAAATTATCCGAAAGAATGTATATGTATTTATTTGGAGCTTATTGTACCATTTTCTTTATTGGATTTACATTCTACACCAACTTTATTCTTGTTCCTGGATTTGGACATTAA
- a CDS encoding ComGF family competence protein — translation MLNNKKQPHAYMVSKNEKGYLIFEVMFSTICLSMMLIWLGQILILWHQNENDSLPQVYHFHHLIELEAETAESISVQHNQLYFIQTTGERVTISYHNYKIRRQVDSKGQEEIVRDISDFEIIDRKFDIVIRIKTQSGEAFEKYLFKKGL, via the coding sequence ATGTTAAACAACAAAAAACAACCACATGCTTATATGGTAAGCAAAAATGAAAAAGGCTACCTGATATTCGAAGTCATGTTTTCAACTATCTGCTTGAGTATGATGTTAATTTGGCTTGGTCAAATTCTGATCTTATGGCACCAAAATGAAAATGACAGTCTGCCACAGGTTTATCATTTTCATCATCTGATTGAATTGGAAGCTGAGACAGCAGAATCCATATCAGTTCAACACAACCAGCTCTATTTTATTCAAACCACAGGAGAGAGAGTAACGATTTCTTATCACAATTACAAAATCCGCAGACAGGTAGATAGCAAAGGGCAAGAAGAAATAGTACGAGATATTTCAGATTTTGAAATAATCGATCGTAAATTTGATATTGTCATTCGAATTAAAACACAAAGTGGTGAAGCGTTTGAAAAATATTTATTTAAAAAAGGTCTGTAA
- the comGC gene encoding competence type IV pilus major pilin ComGC: MKNQKGFTLIEMLIVLAVISILMLLFIPNLADKSQTINNKGCDALLQMTENQLASYELEEGEEPATLQSLVDNDYLETTECANGKKEITKNTTGELTISNKNDEEE; the protein is encoded by the coding sequence TTGAAAAATCAAAAAGGTTTTACTCTTATTGAAATGCTTATTGTATTGGCGGTCATCAGTATTTTAATGCTGCTCTTTATTCCAAACTTAGCTGATAAAAGCCAAACGATTAATAATAAAGGCTGTGACGCTTTACTGCAAATGACTGAAAACCAACTCGCCAGTTATGAATTAGAAGAAGGCGAAGAACCCGCAACACTCCAAAGTCTGGTCGATAATGATTACCTGGAAACTACAGAATGCGCAAACGGTAAGAAAGAAATTACCAAAAATACAACCGGCGAGTTAACGATCAGTAATAAAAATGATGAAGAAGAATGA
- the comGA gene encoding competence type IV pilus ATPase ComGA, which yields MNKASAISNHILQAAIEAHASDIHFIPRQQDIQIFFRCNGSRIYHSSITKEQYALVLAYYKFAGQMDIGENRSPQQGALSYAFRTKSYSLRFSTLPVRHNESFAIRILPQQDIQDLQRLFLFHHQFQTVETWLTMKTGLILLTGATGSGKSTTLYALLQAFAKNSHKQIITLEDPIEKPLDNIVQVQVNEKAGINYDAGLKAALRHDPDILMIGEIRDAQTAKFAFHAANTGHLVLSTLHANHAQGTIHRLLEMGISSVDIEQNLQAVASIQLVTLHIRKFAQQRAAILDILEKQHIIKILHDQSFTNPSCFEQLRRKAYAFGYLASI from the coding sequence TTGAACAAAGCCTCAGCAATTTCCAACCACATACTTCAAGCAGCAATTGAGGCGCATGCTTCTGATATCCACTTTATTCCTCGTCAACAAGATATTCAGATCTTTTTCCGTTGTAACGGGTCACGTATTTATCACTCCTCCATTACCAAAGAACAGTACGCATTAGTGTTAGCCTACTACAAATTCGCAGGTCAAATGGACATTGGTGAAAATCGTTCTCCACAACAAGGTGCACTGTCATATGCCTTCCGGACAAAGTCATACTCTTTACGTTTTTCTACATTACCCGTTCGACACAATGAAAGTTTTGCGATCCGTATCCTGCCTCAACAAGATATACAGGACCTGCAACGCTTATTTCTCTTCCATCATCAATTTCAAACTGTCGAAACCTGGTTAACCATGAAAACAGGACTCATTCTTCTGACAGGTGCAACAGGCTCCGGTAAATCTACGACACTTTATGCATTACTGCAAGCTTTTGCCAAAAATTCGCACAAACAGATCATTACGCTCGAAGATCCAATCGAAAAACCATTAGACAATATCGTTCAAGTACAAGTAAACGAAAAAGCTGGTATCAATTATGATGCGGGACTGAAAGCAGCTCTGAGACATGACCCTGATATATTAATGATAGGTGAAATCAGAGATGCACAAACAGCTAAATTTGCCTTTCATGCTGCCAACACCGGTCACTTAGTTTTGTCTACGCTTCACGCAAATCATGCGCAAGGTACGATCCACCGGTTATTGGAAATGGGTATCAGCTCAGTAGATATTGAACAAAATCTGCAAGCAGTTGCCTCTATTCAATTAGTTACCTTACACATACGTAAATTCGCACAACAACGAGCAGCTATTTTAGATATTTTAGAAAAACAACATATTATAAAAATCCTGCATGATCAATCGTTTACAAATCCGAGCTGTTTTGAACAATTGAGGAGAAAAGCATATGCATTTGGATATCTTGCTTCCATTTAA
- a CDS encoding type II secretion system F family protein, with the protein MHLDILLPFKRHETLSLQIQYQLLHRLELLFRHGYMLNDALDVLLWEKQMVQPARTIKRQLELGQSFVTALSRAHFHDDIVRFLETAIEHGNLADGLTQCCNLLQQRMNFTKKLRSLTRYPLFLFIFFFILLHLLKTSIFPALLQLLQTSQNGVFQQAIAVINIIYYGIITLSVILLLLFLFRFSFQRSITLETKIAVIQKIPIYFRYKRMQTTYLLITHLSSLLKSGLTMKECLEIIKHNQKEDIVHYYATHISSHLANGYQYSTILPHCKLLEPQLDRIMTKERNQDQLQKEFSLYAEHLIAAMERFIKSWLSFLQPLLLSILALFIVFVYLSLMLPMFDYIQTM; encoded by the coding sequence ATGCATTTGGATATCTTGCTTCCATTTAAGCGACATGAAACACTGTCACTGCAGATCCAATATCAATTACTGCATCGCTTAGAATTGTTGTTTAGACACGGCTACATGCTAAATGATGCCCTTGATGTTCTGCTATGGGAGAAACAAATGGTTCAGCCAGCACGAACTATTAAGCGTCAGCTAGAGCTAGGACAATCTTTTGTTACGGCATTATCCCGTGCTCATTTTCATGATGACATTGTCCGATTTCTTGAAACAGCAATTGAACATGGTAATTTAGCAGACGGATTAACTCAGTGCTGCAATCTTTTACAACAACGGATGAATTTCACTAAAAAACTGCGATCTTTAACCAGATATCCCCTCTTTCTGTTTATTTTCTTTTTTATCCTATTGCACTTGTTAAAAACCTCCATTTTCCCAGCCTTATTACAACTTTTGCAAACTTCCCAAAATGGTGTGTTTCAACAAGCAATAGCAGTCATTAATATCATTTACTATGGAATTATTACTCTTTCAGTGATCCTTTTGCTTCTATTTTTGTTCCGTTTCTCTTTCCAACGTTCCATCACTTTAGAAACAAAAATAGCAGTAATCCAAAAAATCCCTATCTACTTTCGATACAAACGAATGCAGACGACTTACCTGCTAATTACCCACTTATCAAGCTTGTTAAAGAGTGGATTGACAATGAAGGAATGTTTAGAAATAATTAAACACAATCAGAAAGAAGATATCGTTCATTACTATGCTACCCATATAAGTAGTCACTTAGCAAATGGCTATCAATATTCAACCATATTACCTCATTGTAAGTTATTAGAACCACAGTTAGATCGCATCATGACCAAAGAAAGAAATCAAGATCAATTACAAAAAGAATTCTCATTATATGCAGAACACTTAATTGCAGCTATGGAACGATTCATTAAGAGCTGGCTTAGTTTCTTACAACCATTATTATTAAGTATTCTAGCTCTGTTTATCGTTTTCGTCTATCTGTCCCTTATGTTGCCGATGTTTGATTATATTCAAACCATGTAA
- a CDS encoding type IV pilus modification PilV family protein → MYKKNKQAGFYIIETLLSFLLFSIVCVTLLPIQYQLLLEKKRIYEEDKAIYFLMNQMHEAIMQPDVPSDKTYDNVISSPLTISWKQTNDLLEGCVSWANVKQQKTTTCLYGKQK, encoded by the coding sequence ATGTACAAAAAGAATAAGCAAGCAGGTTTCTATATAATAGAAACCTTGCTATCTTTTCTGTTATTCTCCATCGTTTGTGTCACACTTCTCCCAATTCAGTACCAATTACTGCTAGAAAAAAAGCGAATTTATGAGGAAGATAAAGCAATTTATTTTCTTATGAATCAAATGCATGAAGCAATAATGCAACCCGACGTTCCCTCTGATAAAACGTATGACAATGTCATCAGCTCTCCTCTAACTATAAGTTGGAAGCAAACGAATGATTTACTCGAAGGATGTGTATCGTGGGCGAATGTTAAACAACAAAAAACAACCACATGCTTATATGGTAAGCAAAAATGA
- a CDS encoding shikimate kinase: MKSIYLVGFMGSGKTSIAECLHKALGWGLQDTDQMIVDYYQMSIPTIFEQKGEAVFRKYEANMLHNTTAENTIVATGGGIIENEENRQWLINQGNIIFLQTSWEEIERRLQHDSSRPIWNNQSRDKQKLLEDRTPKYLEVASHVIQTDNKTEEMIASEIISNIHA; encoded by the coding sequence ATGAAGAGCATTTATTTAGTTGGCTTTATGGGGAGTGGTAAAACAAGTATCGCGGAATGTTTGCATAAGGCATTAGGATGGGGACTTCAAGATACTGATCAGATGATTGTCGATTATTATCAAATGAGCATTCCTACCATTTTTGAACAAAAAGGGGAAGCTGTATTCCGTAAATACGAAGCGAACATGTTACATAACACAACTGCTGAAAATACGATCGTTGCAACAGGCGGTGGAATTATTGAGAATGAGGAAAACCGTCAATGGTTAATAAATCAAGGCAATATTATTTTTCTTCAAACATCCTGGGAAGAGATCGAGCGCAGATTACAGCATGACAGCTCCCGACCGATTTGGAATAATCAGTCACGTGATAAACAAAAACTTCTGGAAGATCGTACACCAAAATACTTAGAGGTTGCAAGTCATGTTATCCAAACAGATAATAAGACAGAAGAAATGATCGCATCTGAAATAATATCAAATATACATGCATAA